One genomic segment of Dehalogenimonas alkenigignens includes these proteins:
- a CDS encoding DUF4870 domain-containing protein — protein MDITPEQRKAIYEAEKSRIEQEAGSNGGQASSSQNTSTGLAPNVAALLCYLGVWVTGIIFLILEQKSVKVRFHATQSILIFAPLAIMGWILGWIPNSGGVLSAAVSIVALVLWITLMVKAYRDEEFEVPFVSSLSRQLIKAPVAYPSADKTQAADNISAPSGEVPARRYVPGSRTGRLVGSSLSIGWSAVLLVLFNYYSEYIATYQGQTADGVTNWVRDPILSQDLHLWLPVLNTALFAAILGNIITIVWDKYLLREPIKILIDVFALVAIVSLINIFPFDFSAFSDTVALEATEIAVKVFLILVAVGIGVGILVRFIRLIANIARGITSYR, from the coding sequence ATGGACATTACGCCGGAACAACGGAAAGCAATCTACGAAGCAGAAAAATCTAGAATCGAACAGGAGGCCGGGTCGAACGGCGGCCAGGCGAGTTCCTCCCAAAATACCAGCACCGGGCTTGCCCCAAATGTCGCGGCTCTCCTGTGCTACCTTGGCGTGTGGGTGACCGGTATAATCTTCCTTATCCTTGAACAAAAAAGTGTTAAGGTCCGGTTCCACGCCACCCAGTCAATTCTGATCTTTGCCCCGCTTGCCATAATGGGGTGGATCTTAGGTTGGATCCCGAATTCGGGGGGAGTTTTATCCGCCGCGGTTTCTATCGTGGCTTTGGTGCTGTGGATAACGCTCATGGTCAAAGCATACAGAGATGAAGAATTCGAGGTTCCCTTCGTAAGCAGCCTGTCAAGGCAACTTATCAAAGCGCCGGTTGCCTACCCTTCAGCGGATAAGACTCAAGCGGCGGACAACATCAGCGCCCCGTCGGGTGAGGTTCCCGCCAGGAGGTATGTTCCTGGCAGCAGGACCGGCCGCCTGGTAGGCTCAAGCTTGTCTATCGGTTGGAGCGCCGTGCTTCTGGTGCTTTTTAATTACTACAGCGAATACATCGCAACCTACCAGGGTCAAACTGCAGATGGGGTTACCAACTGGGTCAGGGATCCCATTTTAAGCCAGGATCTTCACCTGTGGCTGCCCGTACTCAATACCGCGTTGTTCGCCGCCATACTCGGAAATATCATCACCATCGTATGGGATAAATACCTGCTCCGGGAGCCGATCAAGATTCTCATAGATGTTTTCGCCCTCGTTGCTATTGTCAGCTTGATCAATATATTCCCGTTTGATTTCAGTGCCTTCTCCGATACCGTTGCCCTCGAGGCGACGGAAATCGCAGTAAAGGTATTTTTGATCCTGGTGGCAGTCGGCATTGGAGTGGGAATTCTGGTCAGGTTCATTAGGTTAATCGCAAACATCGCCAGAGGAATCACCAGCTACCGATAG
- a CDS encoding sodium-translocating pyrophosphatase translates to MPGIFWLVPVISLVTVLFIVYLARFVLAKDTGTPKMREVGDMIFEGAWAFLNRQYRTIGILSIFVAVAVGAIVGLLSGENTPGDVGQAGIMWRTGVAFLVGAICSGISGFAGMYIAVKSNVRCAAAAQRSWREAIDVAMRGGAVSGFLITTLSLIGVTAIFFAFGGNSEPEIAPHLIVGFGFGASFVALFAQLGGGIYTKAADMGADLVGKVEAGIPEDDSRNAAVIADLVGDNVGDCAGRGADLFESTAAENIGAMILGASVYAITGDVAWIIFPLVVRAFGLVASMIGLLIVKAKEEEDPMAALNRGYWMSIVLSAIGMVITVTIMLDNFWLAAAGLVGILASVAILYITQYYTDTKYKPVKDLAQASRTGSATNIVGGIAIGFETALPTALVIGISLLVAYFFGQQSGVEGAGAFGTAVATMGMLMTCPYVLAMDTFGPITDNANGINEMAGAGPQVRKITDRLDAVGNTTKALTKGYALVSAGLAAFLLFQAYMDQVEFLRGTPFDVIDLAKPEVFVGGLFAVMLVFLFSSWAIKAVGNTAQLIIEEVRRQFRENPKIMTWEAKPDYARAVDITARAGLREMIKPGLLPVLAPLVLGVGFNLIEGYDAAMAVGAMLMVGTIGGIMLAAFMNNSGGAWDNAKKYIEDGQLKDDKGVVQGKRTFAHAAAVVGDTVGDPLKDTAGPSLHVLIKLLSTITLVLVPLFI, encoded by the coding sequence ATGCCTGGTATTTTCTGGCTTGTGCCCGTCATCTCGCTGGTGACAGTCCTGTTTATCGTCTACCTGGCCCGCTTCGTCCTGGCCAAGGACACCGGAACCCCCAAGATGAGAGAAGTGGGGGACATGATTTTCGAAGGCGCCTGGGCGTTCTTGAACCGCCAGTACCGCACCATCGGTATTCTCTCCATATTTGTAGCTGTGGCTGTCGGCGCTATCGTCGGCCTGCTGTCCGGGGAAAACACCCCGGGTGATGTCGGCCAGGCCGGCATCATGTGGCGCACCGGCGTCGCCTTCCTGGTCGGCGCCATTTGCTCCGGCATCTCCGGTTTCGCCGGCATGTACATCGCCGTCAAATCCAACGTCCGCTGCGCCGCGGCCGCCCAGCGGTCCTGGCGCGAGGCCATCGACGTCGCCATGCGCGGCGGCGCCGTCTCCGGCTTTCTAATCACCACCCTGTCTTTAATCGGCGTAACCGCCATCTTCTTTGCCTTCGGCGGCAACTCTGAGCCTGAAATCGCGCCCCATTTGATCGTCGGCTTCGGCTTCGGCGCCAGCTTTGTCGCCCTGTTCGCCCAGCTCGGCGGCGGTATCTACACCAAAGCCGCTGACATGGGCGCCGACCTCGTCGGCAAGGTTGAAGCCGGCATTCCTGAAGACGACTCCCGAAACGCCGCGGTCATCGCCGACCTCGTCGGCGACAACGTCGGCGACTGCGCCGGCCGCGGCGCTGACCTTTTCGAGTCCACCGCCGCCGAAAACATCGGCGCCATGATCCTGGGCGCTTCCGTATACGCCATCACCGGCGATGTCGCCTGGATCATCTTCCCGCTGGTCGTCCGCGCCTTCGGCCTGGTGGCCTCCATGATCGGTCTGCTCATCGTCAAGGCTAAAGAAGAAGAAGATCCCATGGCCGCCCTCAACCGCGGCTACTGGATGTCCATCGTCCTGTCCGCTATCGGCATGGTTATCACCGTGACTATCATGCTGGACAACTTCTGGCTGGCCGCCGCCGGCCTCGTCGGCATCCTCGCCTCGGTTGCCATTCTCTATATCACCCAGTACTACACCGACACCAAGTATAAACCGGTCAAGGACTTGGCCCAGGCCTCCCGCACCGGTTCCGCTACCAACATCGTCGGCGGCATCGCTATCGGCTTCGAGACCGCCCTGCCTACCGCCCTGGTCATCGGCATCTCACTGCTCGTCGCCTACTTCTTCGGCCAGCAGTCCGGCGTTGAAGGCGCCGGCGCCTTCGGCACCGCTGTGGCTACCATGGGCATGCTGATGACCTGCCCCTACGTCCTGGCCATGGATACCTTCGGTCCCATCACCGATAACGCCAACGGCATCAACGAGATGGCTGGCGCCGGGCCCCAGGTCCGCAAGATCACCGACCGCCTCGACGCCGTCGGCAACACCACCAAAGCTCTCACCAAGGGCTACGCCCTGGTGTCCGCCGGCCTGGCCGCCTTCCTGCTGTTCCAGGCTTACATGGACCAGGTCGAATTCCTGCGCGGCACTCCGTTCGATGTCATCGACCTGGCCAAGCCCGAGGTCTTCGTCGGCGGTCTCTTCGCCGTCATGCTTGTCTTCCTCTTCAGTTCCTGGGCCATCAAGGCCGTCGGCAATACCGCCCAGTTGATCATCGAGGAAGTCCGCCGCCAATTCCGCGAGAATCCCAAGATCATGACCTGGGAAGCCAAGCCGGATTACGCCCGCGCCGTGGACATCACCGCCCGGGCCGGCCTGCGCGAAATGATCAAACCCGGCCTGCTGCCGGTGCTGGCTCCCCTGGTGCTGGGCGTCGGCTTCAACCTCATCGAGGGTTATGACGCCGCCATGGCTGTCGGCGCTATGCTGATGGTCGGCACTATCGGCGGCATTATGCTAGCCGCCTTCATGAACAACTCCGGCGGCGCCTGGGACAATGCCAAAAAGTACATTGAAGATGGTCAGCTCAAAGACGACAAGGGTGTCGTCCAGGGCAAGCGCACCTTCGCCCACGCCGCGGCTGTCGTCGGCGACACCGTCGGCGATCCTCTGAAGGACACCGCCGGCCCGTCGCTGCACGTCCTGATCAAACTGCTGTCGACCATCACCCTGGTGCTGGTGCCCCTGTTCATCTAG
- a CDS encoding formate dehydrogenase accessory protein FdhE encodes MSASFYQRCRAELQRYEAEKAFPEGYTGLNKEIMEIQESAREQLGPTLRLSEAALNNLKEGQIALTGQSVPIPVSVFRPAALKLAAAFSRVAGQPFPVEKIFALPGSSSDDWHTLAEDLLAGRLDLAELAEGSGYNAETIAYFLHSLLVPFYEHQSEPYRQMLMDKEIAWNRGFCPVCGSPARYGVYYGEKGFRKLYCGLCRTEWPFPRHMCPHCENPEMASIRSFTIGGDQAHAAEVCDHCQSYLKATDERQLRRECIAAVEDLATPGIDLTAAGQGLSRPA; translated from the coding sequence GTGAGTGCGTCGTTTTACCAGCGCTGCCGCGCAGAGCTGCAGCGCTACGAGGCCGAAAAAGCCTTCCCGGAAGGGTACACCGGCCTCAACAAAGAAATAATGGAAATCCAGGAGTCGGCCCGAGAACAACTCGGGCCGACTCTGCGGCTTTCCGAAGCCGCTTTGAACAATCTCAAAGAAGGCCAGATTGCCTTGACCGGTCAGAGCGTGCCGATCCCGGTCTCCGTGTTTCGCCCGGCGGCTCTAAAACTGGCGGCCGCTTTCAGCCGCGTCGCCGGTCAGCCCTTTCCGGTCGAGAAGATTTTTGCCCTGCCCGGCTCTTCGAGCGATGACTGGCATACCCTTGCCGAAGACCTGCTGGCGGGACGGCTGGACCTTGCCGAACTGGCGGAAGGCAGCGGCTACAATGCCGAAACCATCGCCTATTTCCTGCACAGCCTTTTGGTGCCCTTCTACGAACACCAGTCGGAACCCTACCGGCAGATGCTGATGGATAAGGAGATCGCCTGGAACCGCGGCTTCTGCCCGGTCTGCGGCTCGCCGGCCAGATACGGGGTTTATTACGGGGAAAAAGGCTTCCGCAAGCTGTACTGCGGCCTCTGCCGCACCGAATGGCCCTTTCCCCGGCACATGTGCCCCCACTGCGAAAATCCCGAGATGGCTTCCATCCGGTCGTTCACCATCGGCGGCGATCAGGCTCATGCGGCCGAGGTCTGCGACCACTGCCAGAGCTATCTCAAAGCCACCGACGAACGCCAGTTGCGCCGCGAATGCATCGCGGCGGTGGAGGATCTGGCCACCCCCGGCATAGACCTCACGGCCGCGGGTCAGGGCTTGTCCCGGCCGGCATAA
- the nrfD gene encoding NrfD/PsrC family molybdoenzyme membrane anchor subunit translates to MTNRNVPLFSFWGVVQFLFLLGAIGVAVAKLIWGLGAVTNLSDNWPWGLWVAFDVGVYIASAAGGFVLAAIVYIFKVEAFRPLVKPAILIATLGYTIGALGIAIDLGRSPLIIHPLWMWQPGSIMFEVAWCVMMYLTVLYLEFSPNLFARFGWVKAAAVQHALVVPLVIFGILLSFLHQSSLGALFLITPDQHGLWHLPLMGYLFVISAMSLGLSVLTFFSVIMAKSWKLTLRMDLLPKVMAIAAWILVFYLGLRFYDTAASGGFSEFAFDEFGALFLVEVGLGMVLPIILIAMKKVRESRSGLLWASSLIIMGLVLNRVNTLVISHAPARFGSYFPTVWEFIFTLGLIFGAMFAFRLAARYLPLFSEQKAGLPESVARANPEVVTA, encoded by the coding sequence ATGACCAACCGAAACGTACCCCTCTTTAGCTTCTGGGGCGTCGTCCAGTTCCTGTTCCTGCTGGGCGCCATCGGCGTGGCCGTCGCCAAGCTGATCTGGGGCCTGGGGGCGGTCACCAATCTGTCGGACAACTGGCCGTGGGGCCTGTGGGTCGCCTTCGACGTCGGCGTTTACATCGCCTCGGCGGCCGGCGGCTTCGTCCTGGCGGCCATCGTCTACATCTTCAAGGTGGAAGCCTTCCGGCCGCTGGTCAAGCCGGCCATCCTGATCGCCACCCTGGGCTACACTATCGGCGCTTTAGGCATCGCCATCGACCTGGGCCGCAGCCCCTTGATCATCCACCCGCTGTGGATGTGGCAGCCCGGCTCGATCATGTTCGAAGTGGCCTGGTGCGTCATGATGTACCTGACGGTGCTTTACCTGGAGTTCTCGCCCAACCTTTTCGCCCGCTTCGGCTGGGTGAAGGCCGCGGCGGTGCAGCACGCGCTGGTCGTTCCCCTGGTCATCTTCGGCATCCTTCTGTCCTTCCTGCACCAGTCGAGCCTGGGCGCCCTGTTCCTGATCACGCCTGACCAGCACGGGCTGTGGCACCTGCCGCTGATGGGCTATCTCTTCGTCATCTCGGCCATGTCGCTGGGGTTGTCGGTGCTGACCTTCTTCTCGGTCATCATGGCCAAGAGCTGGAAGCTGACGCTGCGGATGGACCTCCTGCCCAAGGTCATGGCCATCGCCGCCTGGATCCTGGTCTTCTACCTGGGCCTGCGCTTCTACGACACGGCGGCATCCGGCGGCTTCTCGGAGTTCGCCTTCGACGAGTTCGGAGCGCTGTTCCTGGTGGAGGTCGGCCTGGGCATGGTGCTGCCGATCATCCTGATCGCCATGAAGAAGGTGCGGGAGTCCCGGAGCGGCCTGTTGTGGGCGTCATCGCTCATCATCATGGGCCTGGTGCTGAACCGGGTGAACACCCTGGTCATCTCCCATGCGCCGGCGCGCTTCGGCAGCTACTTCCCGACGGTGTGGGAGTTCATCTTCACCCTGGGGCTCATCTTCGGCGCCATGTTCGCCTTCCGCCTGGCGGCGCGCTACCTGCCGCTGTTCTCCGAGCAGAAGGCCGGGCTGCCTGAATCGGTCGCCCGCGCCAACCCTGAAGTGGTGACTGCTTAG
- a CDS encoding 4Fe-4S dicluster domain-containing protein, whose product MAKGLLIDTVRCTGCRGCQSACKQWNLNPAVKTEFSPTMTNPIETNAYNFVHVEFFEVMKNGNLTWNFVSKRCMHCEHPACASVCPVGALQKLDFGPVVWEEGKCIGCRYCQNACPFDIPKYTWFTDEGKTDPWPKIAKCTMCWDRQTSKQPTEEPACSTTCPPSAIMFGERDALLEIAKGRIARSPDKYFNHIYGENEAGGTQVLFLGAVSPQELGFPEVETESYPEYTWEFLSKIPYEIAALGAFLVGTYAFRTMRMKGKGETAAKGGSH is encoded by the coding sequence ATGGCTAAAGGACTGCTCATTGATACCGTTCGGTGCACCGGCTGCCGCGGCTGCCAGAGCGCCTGCAAGCAGTGGAACCTGAACCCGGCGGTCAAAACCGAGTTCAGCCCCACCATGACCAATCCCATTGAAACCAACGCCTACAACTTCGTTCACGTCGAGTTCTTCGAGGTGATGAAGAACGGCAACCTGACCTGGAACTTCGTTTCCAAGCGGTGCATGCACTGCGAACACCCCGCCTGCGCCTCGGTCTGCCCGGTCGGCGCCCTCCAGAAGCTGGATTTCGGTCCGGTCGTCTGGGAGGAAGGGAAGTGCATCGGCTGCCGCTATTGCCAGAACGCCTGCCCCTTCGACATCCCCAAATACACCTGGTTTACCGATGAAGGCAAAACCGATCCCTGGCCCAAAATCGCCAAGTGCACCATGTGCTGGGACCGGCAGACCTCCAAGCAGCCGACCGAAGAGCCGGCCTGCTCCACCACCTGCCCGCCGAGCGCCATCATGTTCGGCGAGCGGGACGCGCTGCTGGAAATCGCCAAAGGCCGCATCGCCCGCTCCCCCGACAAATACTTCAACCACATCTACGGCGAAAATGAGGCCGGCGGCACTCAGGTGCTGTTCCTGGGCGCTGTCAGCCCTCAGGAACTGGGCTTCCCCGAGGTCGAGACCGAGTCTTACCCCGAGTACACCTGGGAGTTCCTGTCCAAGATCCCGTATGAGATCGCCGCGCTGGGCGCCTTCCTGGTCGGCACCTACGCCTTCCGCACCATGAGGATGAAGGGCAAGGGCGAAACCGCAGCTAAAGGAGGATCACACTAA
- the fdnG gene encoding formate dehydrogenase-N subunit alpha, which translates to MKSQVSRRDFLKASGGVAGLFATAGLFRGPLGADSALPVDDRPRWTKETYTICPYDASGCGFICRTDAQGRLVNVEGDPNHPVNQGGACSKGAAIAQIHNNTRRLQKVRYRAPGASDWEEKDWDWAITEMAKRIKATRDANWIEKNAKGNTVRRVEAMAMVGGSCLDNEECQLLVKMLRSFGMVYLETQARLUHSSTVASLAESFGRGAMTNHWTDVANANLVLIIGANPAENHPASYTHILRAQSNGGKIVVLDPRFTRSAAKADMYAPIRSGTDIAVVGAIINYVVNDIEANPAKYNMTYLTEYTNAPTLINPDFKGPADLDGLFSGYNAETRSYTKTTWSYQLDSAGVPIKDKTLKNPNGVFQLLKKHYSRYTFAKANEVSGIPVDKLQEIAKLVAATGAPNKAMTIMYAMGATQHTYGTQLIRTYCILQLLLGNVGLAGGGINALRGESNVQGATDWGILFHLLPGYLPAPTEADTTLAAYNTRTAVVKREPRSLNWWSNRPKYIASLLKTWYGDNGTVANDFGFNWLPKMDTGANHSFIPLFKNMYEGKIKGLMIWGQNPVVSGPNQQQIVGGMEKLDWVIAADLWENESANFWKRPGANPANIKTEVFLLPAAASFEKEGSVANSSRWMQWRYKAVEPPGEAMPDLDIINKLMLKLRELYNAEGGPNADAITKLAWNYGTHVDPHQVAKEDNGYDLKTGKLIGNFTLLLTDGTTSCGNWIYSGSYNETGNLSARRDLDDGPFNIGLNAKYAWSWPLNRRIIYNRASVDLDGKPFNPDKPVVKWNDTTKAWEGDIIDGGSGPLNQGGWLPFIMQAEGVGSLFGPGLTDGPFPEHYEPWESPVSNVLSKQQDNPVFKIWEGGLDVKGSAAEFPIACTTFRVVEHWQAGAMSRNLPWLVEMVPSPYVEISETLAAEKGIAAGDIIKVSSARGSVELPAMVTKRVQAFNLGGKTIHQVAIPWHWGWAGLGTGASANVLSPNAGDANTTIPESKAFLVKIEKTDKTAEMLKLGHRSVPIEPLPLKRGM; encoded by the coding sequence ATGAAGTCTCAAGTCAGTAGGAGGGACTTCCTTAAGGCCAGCGGCGGAGTCGCCGGACTCTTCGCCACAGCCGGGCTCTTCCGGGGGCCGCTGGGTGCCGACTCAGCGCTGCCGGTGGATGACCGCCCCCGCTGGACTAAGGAAACCTACACCATCTGTCCCTACGACGCTTCGGGCTGCGGTTTTATCTGCCGCACCGACGCTCAGGGCAGGCTCGTCAACGTCGAGGGCGACCCCAATCACCCGGTGAACCAGGGCGGCGCCTGCAGCAAGGGTGCGGCCATTGCCCAGATTCACAACAACACCCGCCGCCTTCAGAAAGTGAGATACCGGGCGCCCGGCGCTTCCGACTGGGAAGAGAAAGACTGGGACTGGGCTATCACCGAGATGGCCAAGCGCATCAAGGCCACCCGCGATGCCAACTGGATAGAAAAGAACGCCAAGGGCAACACCGTCCGCCGCGTCGAAGCCATGGCCATGGTCGGCGGCTCCTGCCTGGACAATGAAGAGTGCCAGCTTCTGGTGAAGATGCTGCGCAGCTTCGGCATGGTGTATCTGGAGACACAGGCGCGCCTCTGACATTCCTCCACTGTCGCCAGTTTGGCGGAATCGTTCGGACGCGGTGCCATGACCAACCACTGGACCGATGTGGCTAACGCGAACCTGGTCCTCATTATCGGCGCCAATCCCGCCGAGAATCACCCCGCTTCCTACACCCATATCCTCAGGGCTCAGAGCAACGGGGGCAAAATCGTGGTCTTGGACCCCCGCTTCACAAGGTCAGCGGCCAAGGCTGATATGTACGCCCCCATCCGTTCCGGAACTGATATCGCCGTCGTGGGCGCTATTATCAACTACGTCGTCAACGATATTGAAGCCAACCCGGCCAAATACAACATGACGTACCTTACCGAATACACCAACGCCCCGACGCTGATCAACCCGGATTTCAAGGGGCCGGCTGACCTGGACGGCCTCTTCAGCGGCTACAACGCCGAAACCCGCAGCTACACCAAGACCACCTGGAGCTATCAGCTCGACAGCGCGGGCGTTCCCATCAAAGACAAAACCCTCAAGAACCCGAACGGCGTCTTCCAGCTGCTCAAAAAACACTACTCGCGCTACACTTTCGCCAAGGCGAATGAAGTGTCCGGGATTCCGGTGGACAAGCTCCAGGAGATTGCCAAACTGGTGGCTGCAACCGGCGCCCCCAATAAAGCCATGACCATCATGTACGCTATGGGCGCCACCCAGCATACCTACGGTACCCAGCTCATCCGCACCTACTGCATCCTGCAGCTGCTCCTGGGCAACGTCGGCCTGGCCGGCGGCGGCATCAACGCCCTCCGCGGCGAATCGAACGTCCAGGGCGCTACTGACTGGGGCATTCTATTCCACCTGCTGCCGGGATACCTTCCGGCGCCGACTGAAGCTGACACCACCCTGGCTGCCTACAACACGCGGACGGCAGTCGTCAAACGCGAACCCCGCAGCCTCAACTGGTGGAGTAACCGCCCCAAGTACATCGCCAGCCTGCTGAAGACCTGGTACGGCGACAACGGCACCGTTGCCAACGACTTCGGTTTCAACTGGCTGCCCAAGATGGATACCGGCGCCAACCATTCCTTCATTCCCCTTTTCAAAAACATGTATGAAGGCAAGATCAAGGGTTTGATGATCTGGGGTCAAAATCCCGTCGTCAGCGGCCCCAACCAGCAGCAAATCGTCGGCGGTATGGAAAAGCTGGACTGGGTCATCGCCGCCGATCTCTGGGAAAATGAGAGCGCCAACTTCTGGAAGAGGCCCGGCGCCAATCCGGCCAACATCAAGACTGAGGTCTTCCTGCTGCCGGCTGCCGCTTCCTTCGAGAAAGAGGGTTCGGTTGCCAATTCCAGCCGCTGGATGCAATGGCGCTATAAGGCCGTCGAACCCCCGGGTGAGGCCATGCCTGACCTGGACATCATCAACAAGCTCATGCTTAAGCTGCGGGAACTCTACAACGCTGAGGGCGGCCCCAACGCCGATGCCATCACCAAGCTGGCCTGGAATTACGGCACCCATGTTGACCCGCATCAGGTCGCCAAAGAAGACAACGGCTATGACCTGAAGACCGGCAAGCTTATCGGCAACTTCACCCTGCTTCTCACCGATGGAACCACCTCCTGCGGCAACTGGATCTATTCCGGCTCCTACAACGAAACCGGCAACCTGTCCGCCCGCCGCGATCTCGACGACGGGCCGTTCAATATCGGCCTGAATGCCAAATACGCCTGGTCCTGGCCGCTCAACCGGCGCATCATCTACAACCGCGCCTCGGTTGACCTGGACGGCAAGCCTTTCAACCCGGACAAGCCGGTCGTCAAATGGAACGACACCACCAAAGCCTGGGAAGGCGATATCATCGACGGCGGCTCCGGCCCGTTGAATCAGGGCGGCTGGCTGCCGTTCATCATGCAGGCCGAGGGTGTCGGCAGTCTTTTCGGTCCTGGTTTGACCGACGGCCCGTTCCCGGAGCACTACGAGCCCTGGGAAAGCCCGGTGTCGAACGTGCTCTCCAAACAGCAGGACAACCCCGTGTTCAAGATCTGGGAGGGCGGCCTGGATGTCAAGGGTTCAGCCGCGGAATTCCCCATCGCCTGCACCACCTTCCGCGTCGTCGAGCACTGGCAGGCCGGCGCCATGTCGCGCAACCTGCCCTGGCTGGTGGAAATGGTCCCGTCGCCGTACGTCGAGATCAGTGAAACCCTGGCGGCTGAAAAAGGCATCGCCGCCGGCGATATCATCAAGGTAAGCTCGGCCCGCGGCAGCGTCGAATTGCCGGCAATGGTGACCAAGCGTGTCCAGGCCTTCAACCTCGGCGGCAAGACCATTCATCAGGTCGCCATCCCGTGGCACTGGGGCTGGGCCGGGCTGGGCACAGGCGCCAGCGCCAACGTGCTGTCGCCTAACGCCGGAGACGCCAACACCACCATCCCTGAATCCAAGGCCTTCCTGGTGAAGATCGAAAAGACCGACAAGACCGCAGAGATGTTGAAACTGGGGCACCGCTCCGTGCCGATTGAACCTCTGCCGTTGAAGAGGGGGATGTAA
- the rsmD gene encoding 16S rRNA (guanine(966)-N(2))-methyltransferase RsmD, which produces MLQNDAVGYLRVIAGECKGRPLKVPERRATRPATELVRGAIFSMLANLTENWDEVLDLFSGSGSLGIEALSRGAGHADFVEQERVCCDILLNNLEQCGLADRARVHCLPVERAISFLDKTYDIILMDPPYRREDIGLFLGRLAGTSLIGDSTWLVITHSPRVTLDERYGQLVLYKERRHGDSVIAIYRKEAA; this is translated from the coding sequence TTGCTTCAGAATGACGCCGTGGGATATCTCAGGGTCATCGCCGGGGAGTGCAAAGGCCGGCCGCTCAAGGTGCCGGAGCGGCGGGCGACCCGCCCGGCTACCGAGCTGGTCAGGGGCGCCATTTTTTCAATGCTGGCCAACCTCACCGAAAACTGGGACGAGGTGCTGGACCTGTTTTCCGGCTCAGGGTCGCTGGGCATCGAGGCGCTGTCCCGGGGCGCCGGGCACGCCGACTTCGTGGAACAGGAAAGGGTTTGCTGCGATATTCTGCTGAACAACCTGGAGCAATGCGGCCTGGCAGACCGCGCCAGAGTCCACTGCCTGCCGGTGGAGCGGGCGATCAGTTTCCTGGACAAGACTTACGACATTATTTTGATGGACCCGCCCTACCGCCGGGAAGATATCGGCCTTTTCCTGGGCAGGCTGGCCGGGACCAGTCTCATCGGCGACTCCACCTGGCTGGTCATCACCCATTCGCCGCGGGTGACCCTCGACGAACGTTACGGCCAACTCGTATTATATAAAGAAAGACGCCACGGCGACAGCGTCATCGCCATATACCGCAAGGAGGCAGCATGA
- the coaD gene encoding pantetheine-phosphate adenylyltransferase yields MKTALYPGSFDPFTWGHIDIIRRSARLFDRVIVGVYDTPDKKLMFTTEERVAMGRQAVRDLDNVTVKPFSGLMVEFARREKVNTVVRGLRVNNDFELEFDMAMINRKLAPEIELVCLLASPEFQFLSSSIMKEVARLGGDFGDLVPPFVAEAVRAKVR; encoded by the coding sequence ATGAAAACGGCTCTTTATCCCGGTTCGTTCGATCCGTTCACCTGGGGTCATATCGATATTATCAGGCGATCGGCGCGGCTGTTCGACCGGGTCATTGTCGGCGTTTACGATACGCCGGACAAGAAACTCATGTTCACCACCGAGGAGCGGGTGGCGATGGGGCGGCAGGCGGTGCGGGATCTTGACAACGTTACGGTGAAGCCTTTCTCCGGGCTGATGGTGGAGTTCGCCCGCCGCGAGAAGGTGAATACAGTGGTGCGTGGCCTCAGGGTCAACAACGACTTCGAGCTTGAGTTCGATATGGCGATGATCAACCGTAAACTGGCGCCGGAGATAGAGCTGGTGTGCCTGCTGGCCTCCCCGGAATTCCAATTCCTTTCTTCCAGCATCATGAAAGAGGTGGCCCGGCTGGGCGGGGACTTCGGCGATCTGGTGCCGCCGTTCGTGGCCGAGGCGGTGCGCGCCAAGGTCAGGTAA
- a CDS encoding YfhL family 4Fe-4S dicluster ferredoxin — protein sequence MAFKITDECISCGACEPECPNSAITEGETIYIIDPAKCTECVGSFSTKQCAEICPVDCCVPDEANAENHDELLAKWRRLHPGEEPKVK from the coding sequence ATGGCTTTCAAGATTACCGATGAGTGCATCAGCTGCGGAGCCTGTGAACCGGAGTGCCCTAATTCAGCCATCACTGAGGGGGAGACGATCTACATCATCGATCCCGCCAAGTGCACCGAATGCGTCGGCTCATTTTCGACCAAGCAGTGCGCCGAGATCTGCCCTGTCGACTGCTGCGTTCCGGACGAAGCCAACGCGGAAAACCATGACGAACTGCTGGCCAAGTGGCGCCGGCTCCATCCCGGCGAAGAACCCAAGGTCAAATAG